From Capra hircus breed San Clemente chromosome 1, ASM170441v1, whole genome shotgun sequence, the proteins below share one genomic window:
- the TIGIT gene encoding T-cell immunoreceptor with Ig and ITIM domains yields the protein MQWRLLLIWAQVLKQALLPASGAVTGRIVTMGNISAAEGGSVTLQCHLSSTTAKVTQVNWNLQDQVVAVHHASLGWHIEPAFRERVVPGSNLGLTLRSLTSNDTGRYTCIYHTYPDGIYKGALFLQVLRHSVAEYSAGFQIPLAGAAAAVLAVICIAVIAGATLARKKSLRIHSAEGDLGRGPSEPEACRPRVVSSPGSCVQADAGLCSDQGREDQAEAEPHEYFNVLSYRSLASFSFPTETG from the exons GAGCTGTGACAGGCAGAATAGTAACAATGGGGAACATTTCTGCAGCGGAAGGTGGCTCTGTCACCTTACAATGTCACCTCTCCTCCACCACTGCCAAAGTGACCCAAGTCAACTGGAATCTGCAAGACCAAGTCGTGGCCGTCCATCATGCCAGCTTGGGGTGGCACATCGAGCCTGCCTTCAGGGAGCGAGTGGTGCCAGGCTCCAATCTGGGCCTCACCCTCCGGTCGCTGACCAGTAACGACACAGGACGGTACACCTGCATCTATCACACCTACCCCGACGGCATTTACAAAGGGGCCCTCTTTCTGCAAGTCCTGCGACACTCAG TGGCTGAGTACAGCGCTGGGTTCCAGATCCCATTGGCTGGAGCCGCGGCCGCAGTGCTGGCGGTCATCTGCATAGCAGTCATCGCAGGGGCCACGCTGGCCAGAAAG AAATCTCTCAGAATCCATTCTGCGGAAGGTGACCTTGGGAGGGGGCCGTCTGAACCGGAGGCGTGCAGACCCAGGGTCGTGTCCTCCCCTGGCAGCTGTGTGCAGGCGGATGCCGGGCTGTGCAGTGACCAGGGCAGAGAGGACCAAGCTGAGGCCGAGCCGCACGAGTACTTCAACGTCCTGAGCTACAGAAGCCTGGCCAGCTTCAGCTTCCCCACTGAGACCGGTTAG